Proteins co-encoded in one Hyla sarda isolate aHylSar1 chromosome 4, aHylSar1.hap1, whole genome shotgun sequence genomic window:
- the LOC130368384 gene encoding mesoderm posterior protein 2-like, protein MFFFAEDNHTSLQPSSPKDEALQTRQATPPEKKCQRRNRAISHLRQSASEREKMRMRNISSSLQNLRRYLPPAVAPVGKNLTKIETLRLTIRYIAHLSDVLGLDDETLMKRREESLRSSMCPVGLSCCQSNMHEICSAARTQLPETFPQYSSSPRVFPETASPLGMDTYPSSVDMCSPQFTDQGPPEESFSPCAMSSSPVHLSPVPDMKADPSQPPASPDLGFCQDMFDDMWDELENKKLWTSFQTEEPFQLQHFC, encoded by the exons CTTTGCTGAAGATAACCATACCAGCCTTCAACCATCTTCACCCAAGGATGAAGCTCTGCAAACCAGACAGGCAACACCACCTGAAAAGAAGTGCCAGAGAAGAAACAGAGCCATTTCCCATCTACGCCAAAGTGCAAGTGAGCGGGAGAAGATGAGGATGAGAAATATCTCCAGTTCTCTCCAGAACTTGAGAAGATACCTTCCACCAGCGGTGGCACCAGTTGGCAAAAACCTGACAAAAATTGAGACACTACGCCTGACAATCCGCTATATTGCACATCTCTCTGATGTTCTTGGTCTGGATGATGAGACCCTGATGAAGAGAAGGGAAGAAAGCCTCAGAAGTTCCATGTGTCCAGTAGGCCTCAGCTGCTGTCAAAGCAATATGCATGAAATCTGTTCGGCTGCAAGAACACAATTGCCAGAGACCTTCCCTCAGTATTCCAGTTCTCCTAGAGTATTTCCAGAGACAGCAAGCCCCCTTGGCATGGACACCTACCCTTCTTCAGTAGACATGTGCTCTCCACAATTCACAGACCAAGGCCCACCTGAAGAGTCCTTCTCACCATGTGCCATGAGCTCTTCTCCAGTACATTTATCTCCAGTACCAGACATGAAAGCAGACCCATCCCAGCCACCAGCTTCTCCAGATCTGGGGTTTTGTCAG GATATGTTTGATGACATGTGGGACGAGCTTGAAAATAAAAAACTCTGGACgtctttccagacagaagaacCTTTCCAACTACAACATTTCTGCTAG